A section of the Estrella lausannensis genome encodes:
- the dnaK gene encoding molecular chaperone DnaK — protein MTQKNKKIIGIDLGTTNSCVAIMEGGQPKVIASAEGSRTTPSVVAFKGQERIVGIPAKRQAVTNPENTIQSSKRFIGRKYSEVQSEISNVAYKVTENESGDAVFKIGDKVYTPEEIGAIILTKMKQTAEDYLGEKVTDAVITVPAYFNDSQRQSTKDAGRIAGLNVLRIIPEPTAAALAYGLDKEHTDKKIAVFDLGGGTFDISVLEIGDGVFEVLATNGDTHLGGDDFDNEILKWLLEEFKKEHGIDLRNDKMALQRLRDAAEKAKIELSGTSSTEINQPFITMDASGPKHLALNLTRAKLESLCHNLIERLKEPCLKAMKDAGISKDDIGEVILVGGMSRMPAVQDMAKSIFGKEPHKGVNPDEVVAVGAAIQGGILAGDVKDVLLLDVTPLTLGIETLGGVMTPLVERNTTIPTQKKQVFSTAADNQPAVTIRVLQGERKMANDNKEIGRFDLTEIPPAPRGMPQIEVAFDIDADGILHVSAKDTNSGKEQKIRIEASSGLNEDDIQQAIRDAEAHKEEDKKRKEEVETRNQADALVFQSEKELGKYKDKIPADVSGDIEKKIEKLKEALKGTETSKIKAAKEELEKHLQRIGEALNAKGASAHPHAEAHEHHEEQPSSAKGKKSSDDNNIEEAEVEILDDEDKK, from the coding sequence GCAGTCACCAACCCTGAAAATACGATCCAGTCCTCCAAACGCTTCATCGGAAGAAAATACTCCGAAGTACAGTCGGAAATCAGCAACGTTGCCTATAAGGTGACCGAAAATGAGAGCGGCGACGCCGTGTTTAAAATCGGGGACAAGGTCTACACTCCGGAAGAGATCGGCGCCATCATCCTGACAAAAATGAAGCAGACAGCCGAAGACTACTTAGGCGAAAAAGTCACCGACGCCGTCATCACAGTTCCGGCCTACTTCAACGACTCCCAAAGACAGTCGACTAAAGATGCCGGAAGAATCGCGGGCTTAAACGTGCTGCGCATCATCCCGGAACCGACTGCCGCAGCCCTGGCCTACGGCCTCGACAAGGAGCACACTGACAAGAAAATCGCCGTGTTCGACCTCGGCGGCGGAACGTTCGACATCTCTGTCCTGGAGATTGGCGACGGTGTGTTTGAAGTGCTGGCAACCAACGGCGACACCCACCTTGGTGGTGACGACTTCGACAATGAAATCCTCAAATGGCTCCTCGAAGAGTTCAAAAAAGAGCATGGCATCGATTTGAGAAATGACAAGATGGCCCTCCAGAGGCTGCGTGATGCGGCGGAAAAGGCTAAGATCGAACTGTCGGGCACTTCTTCGACAGAGATCAACCAGCCCTTCATCACGATGGATGCTTCAGGACCTAAACACCTTGCCCTCAACCTGACAAGAGCCAAGCTCGAGAGCCTCTGCCACAACCTGATCGAAAGGCTGAAAGAGCCCTGCCTCAAGGCGATGAAAGATGCCGGCATCTCCAAAGATGATATCGGCGAAGTCATCTTGGTCGGCGGCATGAGCCGTATGCCGGCTGTTCAGGACATGGCCAAGTCCATCTTCGGCAAAGAGCCTCACAAAGGCGTCAACCCCGATGAAGTGGTCGCGGTAGGAGCTGCCATTCAGGGCGGTATCTTAGCCGGGGATGTCAAAGACGTACTCCTTCTCGACGTCACTCCTTTGACGCTCGGCATCGAGACACTCGGCGGCGTCATGACCCCCCTGGTCGAGCGCAACACGACTATCCCCACCCAGAAGAAGCAAGTCTTCTCGACAGCTGCCGACAACCAGCCAGCTGTCACCATCCGCGTCCTGCAGGGAGAGCGCAAGATGGCCAACGACAACAAAGAGATCGGACGCTTTGACTTGACGGAGATCCCGCCGGCGCCAAGAGGCATGCCGCAGATCGAAGTCGCCTTTGACATCGACGCCGACGGCATCTTGCACGTCTCGGCCAAAGATACCAACTCCGGAAAAGAGCAAAAGATCCGCATTGAAGCATCTTCTGGCCTTAACGAAGACGATATCCAGCAAGCCATCCGCGATGCGGAAGCGCATAAGGAAGAGGACAAGAAGCGTAAGGAAGAGGTCGAGACAAGAAACCAGGCCGACGCCCTTGTTTTCCAATCCGAGAAAGAGCTTGGAAAATACAAGGACAAGATCCCAGCCGATGTTTCAGGCGACATCGAGAAGAAGATCGAGAAGCTGAAAGAGGCCTTGAAAGGCACTGAAACTTCCAAGATCAAAGCAGCCAAGGAGGAACTTGAAAAGCACCTCCAGCGTATCGGCGAAGCGCTGAACGCGAAGGGAGCAAGTGCCCACCCTCACGCTGAAGCCCATGAACACCATGAGGAGCAGCCCTCTTCGGCCAAAGGTAAAAAGTCCTCCGATGACAACAACATCGAGGAAGCGGAAGTCGAAATCCTCGACGACGAAGACAAAAAATAA
- a CDS encoding glycine--tRNA ligase, translating into MSESDLLKKVVALCKRRGFVFPGSEIYGGFANTYSYGPLGAQLKKNVRDLWWQLFVQRREDMVGLDGPILLHPEAWRASGHVEGFNDALIDCKSCKARLRADHLLEKALGIDVEGLSLEAINTLVQDNNVRCPHCDAFDWTPARHFNLMFSTELSKTQEGSSIAYLRPETAQAIFLDFKNIINTMRVQVPFGVAQVGKAFRNEITPGNFIFRVIEFEQMEIEYFIHPSKWETTFSNWLEEMQKFCRAIGITKTSLFEHPQEKLSHYSKRTVDIMYDFPFGRSELYGIAYRTDFDLKRHSEFAKVNMEYLDPKSNERYIPHVIEPTFGLDRSVLAVLCEGYREETLEGGESRVVLGLHPSIAPVKVGIFPLMKKDGMAEKAQAIARTLSKRWHVNYDEGGAIGKRYRRQDEIGTPFCITVDYQTLEDNTVTLRHRDSMKQERLNIADLESILAPAFEINV; encoded by the coding sequence ATGAGCGAAAGCGACCTGTTAAAAAAAGTTGTGGCCCTCTGCAAGAGAAGGGGTTTTGTATTTCCCGGATCGGAGATCTACGGAGGATTTGCCAACACGTACAGCTACGGCCCCTTGGGAGCGCAGCTTAAAAAGAATGTGAGAGATCTCTGGTGGCAGCTTTTTGTCCAAAGAAGAGAAGATATGGTAGGTCTCGACGGACCGATCCTGCTCCATCCGGAAGCCTGGAGAGCTTCAGGCCACGTGGAAGGTTTCAATGACGCGCTCATCGATTGCAAAAGCTGCAAAGCAAGGCTCAGGGCCGACCACCTGCTGGAAAAAGCGCTCGGCATCGATGTCGAGGGTCTTTCGTTGGAGGCGATTAACACGCTCGTTCAAGACAACAACGTCCGCTGCCCGCACTGCGACGCATTCGACTGGACCCCAGCTCGCCACTTCAACCTGATGTTTTCAACAGAGCTCTCAAAAACTCAAGAGGGGAGCTCCATCGCTTACCTTAGGCCCGAAACCGCGCAGGCGATCTTTCTTGATTTCAAAAACATCATCAACACGATGCGCGTCCAGGTGCCTTTTGGAGTAGCCCAGGTCGGAAAAGCTTTCCGTAATGAAATCACTCCCGGCAACTTCATATTCCGCGTGATTGAATTCGAACAAATGGAAATCGAGTATTTCATCCACCCCTCGAAATGGGAAACCACGTTCAGCAACTGGCTGGAAGAGATGCAGAAATTCTGCCGCGCGATTGGAATCACTAAAACGTCGCTTTTCGAGCATCCCCAAGAGAAACTGTCGCACTACTCTAAACGCACAGTCGACATCATGTATGACTTTCCTTTCGGACGCTCCGAGCTCTACGGGATTGCCTACAGAACCGATTTCGACCTGAAGCGGCACAGCGAATTTGCGAAAGTGAATATGGAGTACCTCGATCCTAAGTCGAACGAAAGGTACATTCCACACGTCATCGAGCCTACTTTTGGTTTGGACCGCTCGGTTCTCGCAGTTCTTTGCGAGGGCTATAGGGAAGAGACTTTGGAAGGAGGCGAAAGCCGCGTCGTATTGGGGCTGCACCCTTCTATAGCACCCGTCAAGGTCGGTATTTTCCCGTTGATGAAAAAGGATGGCATGGCAGAAAAAGCGCAGGCAATCGCACGCACGCTATCGAAGAGATGGCACGTCAACTACGACGAAGGCGGAGCGATCGGCAAGCGCTACCGAAGGCAAGACGAGATCGGCACGCCGTTCTGCATCACTGTAGACTATCAAACTCTTGAAGACAACACAGTGACTCTGCGTCACCGCGACAGCATGAAGCAAGAGCGTCTCAACATCGCTGATTTAGAGTCCATACTCGCCCCGGCGTTTGAGATCAACGTCTAG
- a CDS encoding alpha-keto acid decarboxylase family protein, which translates to MNVACKENLQDKASAPLKQMTVGEYLLKRLQDFGVMHMFGIPGDYNLKFVKMLENHPIQFINTTRENTAGYMADAYGRAKGLGACLITYGVGINIANAASQAFAESSPLVIISGAAGKKELERSVYLHHLINPEEQEHKERTQENILKNVTVDRAILSDPHTCLAEIDRVLLSAYRKKKPVYIELPRDIVDQPIGKAPSLRHEDPLSDPSALNEATLEIKTLLSESSKPVIWVGHEVQRFGLSDQLLQFAEKLKIPIVTSLMAKGTVSERHPLFAGVYQGAMSRPKVIEFVEETDLILSFGLLLTDVDTGIFTAKTDKDHFILAYGDELRIGHHHYQSIYLKDLLTNLLKTTWPAKFAHSYPVAIERKSNRFTAQKNRKLTVQRTLDCLESHLGVEDILAADIGDSLFGSTDMLVEKEGYLSCSYFANMGFCLPGAIATKFARPERRIVALVGDGAFQMTCNELSTAARYGRPLIVLLLNNHGYSTERIMIDGSFNDIQNWNYSLFPGVIGAGTGIKVESEEDLDMALKKAFAQRDEIFLIEAVLEKNDISDTLKRLGNVVVF; encoded by the coding sequence ATGAACGTTGCATGTAAAGAGAACTTGCAGGATAAGGCATCCGCCCCCCTCAAGCAAATGACTGTGGGAGAGTATCTTCTTAAACGACTCCAGGACTTTGGAGTCATGCATATGTTCGGCATCCCCGGCGACTACAACCTGAAGTTTGTCAAAATGCTGGAGAATCATCCGATTCAGTTCATCAACACCACGAGGGAAAACACCGCCGGCTATATGGCGGACGCTTATGGCCGGGCCAAAGGACTGGGCGCTTGCCTCATCACCTACGGCGTGGGGATCAATATCGCCAACGCCGCCTCGCAAGCCTTTGCCGAATCATCCCCGCTTGTGATTATCTCAGGAGCTGCCGGAAAGAAAGAACTCGAGCGCTCCGTCTATCTACACCATCTGATTAATCCAGAAGAGCAAGAGCATAAAGAAAGAACCCAGGAGAACATTTTAAAAAATGTAACTGTCGACAGGGCGATTCTGAGCGATCCGCACACATGTCTGGCAGAGATCGACAGGGTCCTGCTAAGCGCCTACAGGAAAAAAAAGCCGGTCTACATAGAACTTCCACGAGATATTGTCGATCAGCCCATCGGAAAAGCCCCTTCTCTTCGGCACGAAGACCCCCTCTCCGACCCGTCCGCTTTGAATGAAGCGACCCTTGAGATTAAAACTCTTCTCTCCGAAAGCTCTAAACCGGTGATCTGGGTCGGACATGAAGTACAACGCTTTGGGCTAAGCGACCAGCTTCTGCAGTTTGCTGAAAAGTTAAAGATTCCTATCGTGACATCCCTTATGGCCAAAGGAACAGTCAGCGAAAGGCATCCCCTCTTTGCTGGTGTTTATCAGGGAGCGATGAGCCGCCCCAAAGTGATCGAATTTGTCGAAGAGACCGACCTCATCCTCTCATTCGGGCTGCTGCTGACCGATGTCGACACCGGAATCTTTACTGCTAAAACCGATAAGGACCATTTCATACTGGCCTATGGCGACGAGTTAAGAATAGGGCACCACCACTACCAAAGTATTTATTTGAAAGATCTTCTAACTAACCTGCTTAAGACCACATGGCCTGCCAAATTTGCCCACTCCTACCCTGTCGCGATCGAGAGGAAGAGCAACCGCTTCACTGCCCAAAAAAATCGCAAGCTGACTGTGCAAAGAACCCTGGACTGTCTGGAGTCGCATCTGGGAGTGGAAGATATTTTGGCCGCCGACATCGGCGACAGCCTCTTCGGAAGTACCGACATGCTGGTGGAAAAGGAGGGATATCTATCTTGCTCTTACTTTGCCAACATGGGCTTTTGCTTGCCCGGTGCTATCGCGACAAAATTTGCGAGGCCCGAGAGGCGGATTGTCGCGCTCGTTGGGGATGGTGCATTCCAGATGACTTGCAATGAGCTTTCCACAGCTGCTCGCTACGGCCGGCCGCTGATAGTCCTCCTTTTGAACAACCACGGCTATAGCACTGAAAGAATCATGATTGACGGTTCTTTTAATGACATTCAAAACTGGAACTACTCTCTTTTTCCAGGAGTGATCGGTGCGGGAACCGGCATTAAAGTGGAAAGTGAAGAAGATCTCGACATGGCCTTGAAAAAGGCTTTTGCCCAGCGGGATGAGATATTCCTGATCGAGGCCGTCCTTGAGAAGAATGATATCTCCGACACGCTGAAACGCTTAGGCAATGTCGTAGTCTTTTGA
- a CDS encoding UbiA family prenyltransferase, which translates to MDALVIFVRDRVPLRAYLLLSFFVSLAPYFLLDLPVSYPLALLSFVGVFLIMLQMRLLDDIQDVQVDRVAHPERPFASGEVSVHDGERLAGILQLLLLIFGTLTLFLVSYKAFFFYITAAVYIWNNYKWFFFEEWMKEHPVLSFCLGELAFFPVLFFVFSVVDAERTFGREALGYSFLLFFASMVYNVVRKLDPKAHPAEQNFVHLMGYKRVFVGLMPFMILSLFLAESLGFAFILWPAELTSMVGLIAVLFSSSRWGFASALALLSLFIHAAAPLMAYTFPF; encoded by the coding sequence ATGGATGCTTTAGTGATATTTGTCAGGGACAGAGTTCCCTTAAGAGCGTATCTACTTTTGAGTTTTTTCGTTTCTCTGGCCCCCTATTTTCTCTTGGATCTCCCTGTTTCTTATCCTTTAGCCCTGCTCTCATTTGTCGGGGTTTTTCTGATCATGTTGCAGATGCGACTCCTGGATGATATTCAGGATGTTCAAGTCGATAGGGTAGCCCATCCAGAGCGCCCCTTTGCTTCCGGCGAGGTGAGTGTTCATGACGGGGAGCGTCTTGCCGGCATCTTGCAGCTTCTTTTGCTGATCTTTGGCACCCTGACTCTTTTTTTAGTGTCCTATAAGGCCTTTTTTTTCTATATCACTGCCGCAGTCTATATCTGGAACAATTACAAGTGGTTCTTTTTTGAAGAGTGGATGAAGGAGCATCCGGTGCTGAGCTTTTGCCTTGGCGAGCTCGCGTTTTTTCCTGTGCTTTTCTTTGTTTTTTCCGTCGTTGATGCGGAGAGGACGTTTGGCAGAGAGGCTCTTGGCTATTCGTTCCTGCTTTTCTTTGCGTCCATGGTCTATAATGTTGTCAGGAAGCTCGATCCGAAGGCTCATCCGGCCGAACAGAATTTTGTGCATCTCATGGGATACAAACGGGTGTTTGTGGGTCTGATGCCTTTTATGATTCTCTCGCTGTTTTTAGCGGAAAGCCTGGGATTTGCCTTTATCTTATGGCCTGCCGAGCTGACATCGATGGTGGGATTGATAGCTGTCTTGTTCAGCAGCTCAAGATGGGGATTTGCTTCCGCGCTCGCTCTTTTATCTCTTTTCATCCATGCAGCTGCACCGCTGATGGCCTACACGTTCCCTTTTTAA